tctctctgtgttttctgttctccatccctgttctggtgctccagtcactcatagattgtttctcttgattgagtcccatgtgattcttagggtttcctcatttttttaaattcctttttctgattttttcctgaaatatgttggtgtcaagtgctttatcttcaatctcattaattctaACTTCCACtgactcaattctgctcctataactttctaccgagttgtctaattctgaaattttatagttagtcttctggatttctgtttgctgtttctctatggattcttgcagcctgttaactTTCTCATTATGCCTCCCTCTAATCTTCCTAAGTTCCTCTATGGCTTTatttgtgtgctccttggcttgtcctGCATCTTACCTggcctccttcctgatctcttgaagagttctgcacaataatcttttgtactctgcctcgagtaattccaggaaattatcttcatctggaagatttcttgaatctttgttttgggagcatGTTGAAGCCATCacagtctgcctctttatgtgttttgatactaactgttgtttccaagccatcaataagttatcatatttttttattttatgtttgcttactgtgtcctagcttcttgttttgttttgttttgatatgtccaaataggctgtTTGTATGAGCTAGTTTAATTACTGccatctttgaagctctaaagtcctgtcaccatgtggttagagctgttactaggtatgtgagcccaggggtCCAATTACTTTTCTtgaatggattcagctcaggtgtcccggtagtcagtcaccaagtgtgtggtgcacactttcacctacagtcctagatgggcaggggtgattggtgtatgtgtAGGTATttggctgcagcagggggtcatgcgcTGAGCAAGGAAGGGGGCtgactgcctcccctgagtgtctgtgaggaaagcacagccttattccctagagcatgtaggtaggtgggtttcgcagctggactatgggcaatcaatgctgttggctgtaaggactgggggcaccacttattcttggacccctgtcacaggtaggTAGGCAGCATAGgtggcccctgatatgggtaggtgaggaccctgcttaataagcagagtggtgtcaaatatcatgaacctacctctccaccatacagctgaTATAGTTAAAGTTAAAcatcaggtatataccctgccgtattgtgctaatgagggcctatgctctTGCAgtgagcccacacaggtctatgcacgggtgaaaggcattcaaagtccatggactctttatgcctgtgcctaggcaaaggagctgtttccgCCCTGAATTCCCAGCtgaggggagctggcagattgtttttttcctgtttgttaaattgttccctctccaaggccaggagaatggctcagggtgcatgatgggtcctacttccagcccaaggGGTGCCCATTATACTTTTTAATGCGCGGAGTGGTGAACAAGATTTAAAACTTAAGTCAGTTACATGAGAGTCAGTGAGATCATTACCACAGACTTCAGTGAGGGTCATTTGCTTTAACCGCAGTGTCTTATGGAGCGTCTTTAATTAATGCCTGGTGGCTTCTATGTTTTGGGGACTGAATCTCCCCACAGAAATACACTGATATCCATTCAAGAAAATCCCTATAGGATTAGATGGAAAACAAACTTTATACTGTAATAATAGTCACTGATCTATTAGTAGTCTCCaagattttcatatttttaatccAAACTGTTTTAGAGACCAGGATTTATATTCAGAAATTCTATTCGTCCTAACACCATAAGGCAACTAAAAGCTATTCTCCTTCTCAGAGAAATGCAGGTAAGAGAaatattctaatttatttttacttttaatattgacacccataaatatttatttctcaaaatttattatctcCATTATTCTCCAATTTCAGCTCATTAGTTTTCTTTCTAGCTTTTCTCTAAATTGAAGACTGTCAGGAGTTAGGATGAGGCAAAATGCTGCAATTCATCCTGACTTTTTCTGATTATAAGGCAGAATTTCAAAACATACATACAGGTAAGGTGACAAAGTAATTCTATTAAATAAttgaagtttgttgttgttagatgctgtccacTTGGTTCCtagtcatagcagccctatgtacaacagaactaaacactgtccagtcctgtgccatcctcacaatcctcgctatatttgagctcattgttacagcaaTGTGAATTTAaagttatttataatttattaaatataatttaaatggTTTATATTTAATACtttcaaataaaacaaacaaaaaatagttaGCCATTGTCTTCCTtttgaaggttaaaaaaaaatgaaggttaAGGAAAGATTAATTCCAATATTATGGAAAAATAAGTTTATTTTGACCATAGAATTTACAGGATTAGCATCTTCATTTCAGATGTCCTGCTACTATTACCAGAAAATGAGATAACCTTGTAAAGCACCACGAAATTATTCTAAAAAATCCTAAGACTATTTAAAGAGATTTAGAAAACTaagggagccctcgtggcacagtggttaaaatgttgcctgctaaccaaaaggccggcagttcaaaacAATCTGCTCTGctttgaaactctgtgggacagaggtactctgtctcatgggttgctatgagtcataattgactcaacagcaatttttttttgaaaaatgcatTAGAAAACGGAAGTATAAAGGCACCCTTACCTTAATTTATTAATTCATAAGCTATTGTGACATAATTCAGAACATTTTATAGTTTCCCAAGGAAACAGAAATATAGTAGATAAGATTACACAACATGATTCATGTAATTAGTATCATTAAATTGTACGCTTGAAAAACCTTGAATTGGCAAGTATTGTGTTACATGTATTGTtacaacaattttcaaaaagtcaATTCCAGTAATAGAAAGACAACTAAATTGTTTCAAATTAAGAAGTTTTGAATAATTTCCTTTGTAGACTTCTCTCCGAATACTAATTTCAATTTGCCAAGGCTACAGAGGTCACTTAGTATCATTGGTGGGATGCTAAAACAAGTTCTTTTGCCACAGGTGATCAGGGTGGAGCTAAGATTTTAATCGATTCTGCCTTTTTACCAGAGGATTTATAGCACCTGTCACTGAAATATGTCACAATTAATCCCCAAATGTTTACTATCTAACAAACAATtgtgcatacatatataaaataatcaATGTAGATTAAACAAGAGAaatcctttatcatgttgagtaTAAAACATATGCTTAAGGACTCAGAAAATGGAGATCAGTGTGGTCTGAGTTTTTAGTTAAGACTTTTCTAAGTAGTATTACATGTAAACTATGCCATAAGTAAAGGATTGAAGGATGTAGATGTTTGTTCAAAGTTCCAAATATCTATGTTTGGAATGATGATTTTTAAGAATAACAATATGCAGAGTCAGTGTTTATGGAAATGAGTGAGTGTGGCAGTGGAGGTGGGGATGAGGGAATTGAACAATGTGTAGACACAGTGACAAAGTTGGCAAGAGCTATTGGTGAACGTGGGAAATAAGGATGTAAATGGATCAGGTTGCAGAGAAACTTAAATGCCATCCTAAAGAATTTGAATTTATCTTAGGGGCGACAAATATTGGAATCTTCTTGGCAGCAGTGTTGCTTTTGACAATATCACGAAGTAATGGTCACTGAACTCCAACAGAGTTAAATAGATTTAGAAATGATCAGGAGACTGTGACCTTAAGTTAAATAATCAAATACTGGGGAGCTTCTATCTGATAAATGGTAGAAGACTCTAAGAAACAAACTAGAGAGGATACATAATGGATGTTAATAAATACTCATAATATGGTCATAATTATTAGAGTATGATCATCTGATTTCAGACTATTAGAACAACAGGAGACTTTTAAGGATAGAAATGGAAAGTATTTagataaagaaggaaaatattaatatttaatttacAACTAGTCTCAGAAAATTTGGTACATTGCAGCAGAATGGGTTAATAGAAATATAAAGATGTTATATACCAGTTAAAGTATTAAGGAATTCAATGCTTTTTTATTTCCCTAGCTTTCCaaggaaattttatttaaatagccCCCTACTTAATGCTTAGTGACCTTTGTGCACTTCCTAAATTATAAATTTGACACATCTATACTATGCTATTTGTAAATATTCACTTCACTGGGAttgtataaatataaaaaaatattacaaaaatttCGCCtggtagaaaaaatatatataggcaAGAAAATGAATATTAAGTATAATTTAAGGATTGTCAATAAAAAACTGAATTGAAATATTTGAGAGTAGTAAATTTAGGGtgtcctgtaaaaaaaaatttttttttttgtatttgtccGCTATCTTTCTATAAATTCATATACAAAACTTTttcactgaaagcatttccttggAATTATCAAAATATTCTGGAGAATCTTGAGCTTTAGCACTTCAGGTCATATAAGATGACACTTTAGAGGAACTAAAGTTCCCTAGAATTATGTGTTTCTGTATTTTAGAGACAGCAGGGGAAGCTTGAGGGAGAGATTCCACTCCCTGTTGTTCAGGAGAAATTCAAAGGGAAAATTAGATACATTCTAAATTAGAATATTTTGTCTCCATATTTTCTATCTCAACAGAGAAAGTAGAAATGTTTGAAAGCAATCACACAGTGACAACTGAGTTTATTCTCACGGGATTTATGGGTCACCCAGATCTGAAGATCCTTCTGTTTGTGGTATTCTTTGCTATCTATCTGATCACCATGGTGGGGAACCTTGGTTTGGTGGCATTGATTTTCATGGAGCGCCATCTCCGCACACCCATGTACATCTTTCTGGGCAACCTGGCTCTGATGGATTCCTGCTGTTCCTGTGCCATCACCCCCAAAATGTTAGAGAACTTCTTTTCTGAGGACAGAATGATTTCCCTCTATGAATGCATGgcacaattttattttctctgcctTGCTGAAACTGCAGACCTTTGTCTCCTGGCAGcaatggcctatgatcgctatgtggcAATATGTCGTCCACTGCAGTACCACACCATGATGTCGAAGAAACTCTGCATTCAGATGACCATAGGGTCCTACATAGCTGGGAACCTGCATTCCATGATTCATGTAGTACTTCTATTAAGGTTAACCTTTTGTGGATCTCAtcaaatcaatcactttttttgtgaTATTCTTCCATTATACAGACTGTCCTGTGTCAACCCTTATATCAACGAACTGATGGTCCTTATCTTTTCAGGGTTACTTCAAACCTTTACTATTACCATAGTCCTAATTTCTTATCTTTGCATCCTTTTCactattttcaaaatgaaatccAAAGAAGGAAGAGGCAAAGCTTTATCTACTTGTGCATCtcactttctctctgtctcaaTATTTTATGGTTCTCTTCTCTTCATGTACATTCGACCAAGTTCCTTTAAAGAAGGGGATAAAGATATACCAGTTGCTATTTTTTATACTCTAATAATTCCTTTACTAAACCCTTTTATCTATAGTCTAAGAAATAAGGCTATAATAAACATTATGAAAACAATTATGAAGAGAAAACCTCATAACATGGTGAAATAAATATCTCCTGTGACAAACTGATTTTAATTAGATAAACTTTTTTTCAAAGTCAAGAATACAGGAACAATGGAAAATGGCCACTGTAGATAAAATACTAAATCACTAAATTGTGATGATTtttaaatcaaataatgtataaataaataagttcATGAAGCAGGGCCTGTGCTAAAATGTATTTCAAAATCTAAACCAGTAGAGTCTCTTAGGAGTGAATTAAATGACTACTCCTAAGGTCACGAATTGTGTCAGAGTACAGTTATCTACAATTTTCAATGTATCCAACATATCCTAGGAATAAAAGTCAGTATATAAAGGTAGCCTGCATTTAGCATTGTTGGCAAATTTATGGAACACAGTCTCAAGTTGTCATGGAttagaattgtgtccccaaaacatATCAGAcaacttagctaggtcatgattcccattattatatgactgtctaccattttgtcatctgatgtgatttccctatgtgttgtaaaccctatcactatgacgGGTTAGCTGCAGtcatactgatgagatctacaagattagatagtgtcctatgccaacctcttttgaagtataaaagagagaagtgagcagaaagacatgggggacctgatatcaccaagaaagcagtactgggagcagagcacatcctttggacccaagtttcctgcactgagaagctccgagaccagaggaagattgatgacacggactttcctccagaaccgacagagagagaaagccttctcctggagctggcaccctgaattcagacttgtagcccactagactttgaaagaataattttctctttgttaaagccatccacttggggtacttctgttatagcaacactagatgactaaggatTGGATAGTggccagaaggaagaaagaaagatttcTCAGTGGAAGTGTCATTTCAGATGAACCTTGCAGGATAAGTAGAAATTTTATTAGATAGACAGCATGTCAGTAGCCTGAAGGAACCACATGAGTAAGGGCTAGAAGCTTGAAAGAGCAAAAATTAATCAGAGAattgacagtaaaaaaaaaaaaaaaaaagtggctgaaGTTTAAGCATTCATGATTTAAGGGGACGCTTCTAAGAGA
The DNA window shown above is from Loxodonta africana isolate mLoxAfr1 chromosome 20, mLoxAfr1.hap2, whole genome shotgun sequence and carries:
- the LOC100665883 gene encoding olfactory receptor 5K1-like isoform X1, whose translation is MFESNHTVTTEFILTGFMGHPDLKILLFVVFFAIYLITMVGNLGLVALIFMERHLRTPMYIFLGNLALMDSCCSCAITPKMLENFFSEDRMISLYECMAQFYFLCLAETADLCLLAAMAYDRYVAICRPLQYHTMMSKKLCIQMTIGSYIAGNLHSMIHVVLLLRLTFCGSHQINHFFCDILPLYRLSCVNPYINELMVLIFSGLLQTFTITIVLISYLCILFTIFKMKSKEGRGKALSTCASHFLSVSIFYGSLLFMYIRPSSFKEGDKDIPVAIFYTLIIPLLNPFIYSLRNKAIINIMKTIMKRKPHNMFKSTSCSLETQ
- the LOC100665883 gene encoding olfactory receptor 5K1-like isoform X2; translated protein: MFESNHTVTTEFILTGFMGHPDLKILLFVVFFAIYLITMVGNLGLVALIFMERHLRTPMYIFLGNLALMDSCCSCAITPKMLENFFSEDRMISLYECMAQFYFLCLAETADLCLLAAMAYDRYVAICRPLQYHTMMSKKLCIQMTIGSYIAGNLHSMIHVVLLLRLTFCGSHQINHFFCDILPLYRLSCVNPYINELMVLIFSGLLQTFTITIVLISYLCILFTIFKMKSKEGRGKALSTCASHFLSVSIFYGSLLFMYIRPSSFKEGDKDIPVAIFYTLIIPLLNPFIYSLRNKAIINIMKTIMKRKPHNMVK